Proteins encoded together in one bacterium window:
- a CDS encoding SufD family Fe-S cluster assembly protein, producing the protein MTNNLIKHYVTLASSSIALSSVLPAGLDVTGPLQLTVEVPHNATVTVMDDLHELGLVNTTLELLVGASAMLWYTLKATQGVERLMNQTLVPETDTTVLLRTINVRLMGQGAHATVRCLCFGFDKKVFKFKTLQDHQTSDATSSLVIKTVLDDQSQLICHNVIKVQKNAQRTNAEQENKNILLARGARAVSVPMLEIEADDVRCQHGAAVSRLDQEHLFYLQSRGLDAQQTRQMLIESFLS; encoded by the coding sequence ATGACAAATAATTTGATAAAACATTATGTAACGCTTGCCAGTTCTTCTATCGCTCTTTCGTCTGTGCTGCCCGCTGGGTTGGATGTAACGGGGCCGCTGCAGTTAACGGTTGAAGTGCCGCATAATGCTACGGTAACGGTAATGGATGATTTGCATGAATTGGGGCTGGTGAACACAACGCTTGAGTTGTTGGTTGGAGCGAGTGCGATGTTATGGTACACGCTAAAAGCAACGCAAGGTGTTGAGCGTCTAATGAACCAAACGCTTGTGCCAGAGACCGATACAACGGTTTTGCTGCGTACGATTAATGTTCGGCTGATGGGCCAGGGCGCGCATGCGACGGTTCGTTGTTTGTGTTTTGGTTTTGATAAAAAAGTTTTTAAATTCAAAACGCTGCAAGACCATCAAACATCAGATGCTACTAGCAGTTTGGTAATCAAAACCGTGTTGGACGACCAGTCGCAATTAATCTGCCACAATGTCATTAAAGTGCAAAAAAATGCCCAACGAACCAATGCTGAGCAAGAAAATAAAAATATTTTGTTGGCGCGTGGTGCGCGGGCAGTCTCGGTTCCTATGCTTGAAATTGAAGCTGATGATGTGCGTTGCCAGCATGGTGCTGCGGTGAGTAGGCTCGATCAGGAGCATCTCTTTTACTTGCAAAGCCGTGGGCTTGATGCCCAGCAGACGCGGCAAATGCTGATCGAATCGTTCTTGAGTTAG
- the pgeF gene encoding peptidoglycan editing factor PgeF: MIINKVHYSIFFGDAKTCWAHHLSADFPRLCKALADQHALKNFVLLNQTHGIEGMAIDASIHLPERVMLKPQDGDFLVTDQVGVGLAILTADCMPLVVCDPVRRVVGIAHAGWKGTIAGIVSRLVERMQHDFGCQLAQLQFYLGPSAKTCCYEVQSDFLSHLQNFPNPSQFLLERDGRLFFDKAACNISQLLAVGISQQNIDSTNLICTMCDDRFYSFRRQKSEAGRNISLIWLS, encoded by the coding sequence ATGATTATCAATAAAGTACACTATTCAATTTTTTTTGGTGACGCCAAGACGTGCTGGGCGCACCATCTTTCCGCAGATTTTCCTCGTTTGTGCAAAGCCCTTGCCGATCAGCATGCTTTAAAAAATTTTGTTTTATTGAATCAAACGCATGGCATTGAGGGCATGGCCATCGATGCCAGTATTCATTTGCCCGAGCGTGTGATGCTTAAGCCTCAGGATGGGGACTTTTTGGTTACCGATCAGGTTGGGGTGGGGCTTGCCATTTTAACGGCCGACTGTATGCCGCTGGTCGTTTGCGATCCGGTGCGTCGTGTGGTTGGCATTGCCCATGCTGGGTGGAAGGGCACTATTGCCGGGATAGTGAGTAGACTTGTTGAGCGCATGCAGCATGATTTTGGATGTCAGTTGGCTCAGCTGCAGTTTTATCTTGGCCCATCAGCAAAAACTTGCTGTTATGAGGTGCAGTCTGACTTTCTATCTCATCTTCAAAATTTTCCCAACCCGTCTCAATTTTTGCTTGAGCGTGATGGACGCCTATTTTTTGACAAAGCCGCTTGCAACATATCTCAGTTGCTTGCTGTAGGAATATCGCAACAAAACATTGATTCAACGAATCTTATCTGCACAATGTGCGATGACCGTTTTTACTCTTTTCGCCGCCAAAAATCTGAGGCCGGCAGAAATATTTCTCTGATTTGGTTGTCCTAA
- a CDS encoding serine hydroxymethyltransferase: MKTSSLNKNPKIAQIFDLIEQEKQRQEEVLCLIASENYASPEVLAATGSVLTNKYAEGYPGRRYYAGCQVIDEVENLARDLGKQLFNAEHINVQPHSGSSANFAAFMAKLKPGDTVLGMHINAGGHLTHGHKLNFSGKLFNMVPYGVSPEDECIDYDEIEILANQHQPKMIIAGASAYSRFIDFERLAEIASNNHALLMVDMAHIAGLVAAGVHPNPMPYADLVTSTTHKTLRGPRGGMILSKADHAADLDRSIIPGTQGGPLMHVVAAKAVCFAQALEPAFKTYQQQVAKNAQAMAQAFKNLGYRIVAGGTDNHLFLVDVQTKNDASSLVKITGKLVEETLEKCGIILNRNLIPFDTQSPMVTSGIRIGTPAVTTRGLKEHDVIQLVHWIDEAIKRHNDADFLKSLKAQVSVMCKKFPVYP; this comes from the coding sequence ATGAAAACGTCATCACTCAACAAAAACCCCAAAATAGCCCAGATTTTTGATCTTATTGAACAAGAAAAACAACGTCAGGAAGAAGTTTTGTGCCTTATTGCCTCAGAAAATTATGCCAGTCCTGAAGTTTTAGCAGCAACCGGCTCGGTACTTACCAATAAATATGCCGAAGGCTACCCCGGCAGGCGTTACTACGCCGGTTGCCAAGTAATCGACGAAGTTGAAAATCTGGCCCGTGATCTAGGCAAACAGCTCTTTAATGCTGAGCATATCAACGTCCAGCCTCATTCTGGCTCATCCGCAAATTTTGCTGCCTTTATGGCAAAACTCAAGCCTGGCGATACCGTTTTGGGTATGCACATTAACGCTGGCGGGCACCTTACACACGGCCATAAACTTAACTTTTCCGGCAAACTTTTTAACATGGTGCCCTACGGCGTTTCGCCTGAAGATGAATGTATTGATTATGATGAAATTGAAATATTAGCAAACCAGCACCAACCCAAAATGATTATTGCCGGCGCTTCAGCCTATTCCCGCTTTATAGATTTTGAACGACTGGCCGAAATAGCCAGCAACAACCACGCACTGTTGATGGTTGACATGGCGCACATTGCCGGCCTGGTTGCTGCTGGCGTGCACCCAAACCCTATGCCGTACGCCGACCTTGTCACCAGTACCACGCACAAAACATTGCGCGGTCCACGCGGCGGCATGATTTTAAGTAAGGCAGACCATGCAGCAGATCTTGATCGATCAATTATCCCTGGTACACAAGGCGGCCCGTTGATGCACGTGGTTGCTGCCAAGGCCGTCTGTTTTGCACAAGCACTTGAACCAGCTTTTAAAACCTATCAACAACAAGTCGCAAAAAACGCTCAAGCCATGGCACAAGCATTCAAAAACCTTGGCTATCGCATAGTTGCCGGTGGTACTGACAATCATTTGTTTCTTGTTGATGTACAAACAAAAAATGATGCGAGCTCTCTTGTGAAAATTACAGGAAAATTGGTTGAAGAAACACTGGAAAAATGTGGCATAATTTTAAACCGCAACTTAATTCCTTTCGATACACAAAGCCCCATGGTCACCAGTGGTATTCGCATTGGCACCCCTGCCGTCACCACGCGCGGCTTGAAAGAGCACGACGTGATACAATTGGTGCATTGGATTGATGAAGCAATCAAGCGACACAATGATGCAGATTTTTTAAAGAGCCTGAAAGCACAAGTATCAGTCATGTGCAAAAAGTTTCCGGTATACCCTTAG
- the tnpA gene encoding IS200/IS605 family transposase yields MYHLVWIPKYRKRILKGAIAKRIEELFRQCAEVNRWEIHELNIQSDHVHMLIQIKPSISVSMVVQLFKGGSSKIMREEFAELEEFCGEIASGQMAILQKQLASAAKKLSENIFRTSDIQMFIEKPRLLSRAVSLL; encoded by the coding sequence ATGTACCACTTAGTTTGGATCCCAAAATATAGAAAAAGGATACTAAAGGGAGCTATAGCAAAACGTATTGAAGAATTGTTTCGGCAGTGTGCAGAAGTAAATCGATGGGAAATTCATGAGCTGAACATTCAGTCAGATCATGTTCACATGCTGATTCAGATAAAGCCGAGCATAAGTGTTAGTATGGTTGTTCAGCTGTTCAAGGGTGGTAGTAGCAAGATAATGAGAGAAGAGTTTGCAGAATTGGAAGAATTTTGTGGGGAGATAGCTTCTGGGCAGATGGCTATTTTGCAGAAACAGTTGGCCAGTGCAGCGAAGAAGCTATCAGAAAATATATTCAGAACCAGTGATATTCAAATGTTCATTGAGAAGCCCCGGCTTTTAAGCCGGGCGGTGTCACTTTTATAG
- a CDS encoding FAD-dependent oxidoreductase, with the protein MKRNFLSSTLLVLICFSACVQTNNHANKTKRSAQLSQISWDDATYPVVVLGGGVAGFTAANYLVQANIPTVVLEGPKPGGALAQSPSERNWPGVMDAPGADIMRSLREQAEHYGVTVVSEQVRSVRFDVWPFELDVENLETSQKRTIKSLSCIVATGAEPNYLGIPGEQKYWGKGVTNCAVCDGGLCKGKDVAVVGGGDSAILEAAYLAGIARSVTLIVRKDYFRANDKKKRDQVLALSNVSVLYNTRVTQVDGDGAHVTQLTLRNDTETTTRPFDNLFLAIGARPNTAIVADALQCDEQGYIVLKRGGATSVDGIFAAGDVCDPFYKQAVTSASGGCTAALQAQAFLDDLGFNQAMMRQQPAKKIEPAKTPETSEAVTLLSDNQAIDQFLQQSKPIIIDVFAEWCMPCKKMAPIFEAMATKYRADIACAKMDVTKVDVDRLVQIIGGDSIEGVPTLLFIKDSKEIGRLVGGMSAEQLEKNFKIMAGS; encoded by the coding sequence ATGAAGAGAAATTTTTTGAGTAGTACTCTTTTAGTTTTGATATGTTTTTCTGCGTGTGTTCAAACAAACAATCATGCAAATAAAACTAAGCGAAGCGCTCAGTTATCTCAGATTTCGTGGGATGATGCAACGTATCCCGTGGTGGTACTTGGCGGTGGCGTTGCTGGTTTCACGGCAGCAAATTATTTAGTACAAGCAAATATTCCAACCGTTGTTTTAGAAGGTCCAAAGCCGGGAGGCGCGCTTGCGCAATCGCCATCAGAGCGCAATTGGCCTGGGGTGATGGATGCACCAGGAGCCGATATCATGCGTAGCTTGCGTGAGCAGGCAGAACATTATGGTGTTACCGTTGTGTCAGAACAAGTACGCAGTGTGCGGTTTGATGTCTGGCCGTTTGAGCTTGATGTCGAAAACCTTGAGACTTCACAAAAACGTACTATTAAATCTCTGAGTTGCATTGTGGCAACTGGTGCTGAGCCAAACTATCTTGGTATTCCGGGCGAGCAAAAGTATTGGGGTAAGGGCGTTACCAACTGTGCCGTGTGCGACGGGGGCTTGTGTAAAGGCAAAGATGTTGCAGTTGTTGGCGGTGGAGACTCGGCGATTCTTGAAGCGGCGTATTTGGCCGGTATTGCGCGTTCAGTCACCCTGATTGTGCGTAAAGATTATTTCCGTGCTAACGATAAAAAGAAGCGCGATCAAGTGTTGGCATTGTCTAACGTTTCGGTGTTGTACAACACGCGTGTAACGCAGGTTGATGGTGATGGTGCGCATGTAACGCAATTGACATTGCGCAACGATACTGAAACAACGACGCGCCCTTTTGATAATTTATTTTTAGCGATTGGTGCGCGGCCAAATACGGCCATCGTTGCTGATGCGCTGCAATGTGATGAGCAAGGTTACATTGTTTTAAAGCGTGGTGGGGCAACGTCGGTAGATGGTATTTTTGCGGCAGGCGATGTGTGTGATCCGTTTTATAAACAGGCGGTAACGTCTGCCAGTGGTGGGTGCACCGCGGCATTGCAGGCGCAAGCATTTTTGGATGATCTTGGTTTTAATCAAGCAATGATGCGTCAGCAGCCAGCAAAAAAAATAGAGCCAGCCAAAACGCCTGAAACTAGTGAGGCGGTTACATTGTTATCTGATAACCAAGCCATCGATCAATTTTTACAACAATCAAAGCCAATTATTATTGACGTGTTTGCCGAGTGGTGCATGCCGTGTAAAAAAATGGCGCCTATTTTTGAAGCCATGGCTACTAAGTACCGTGCTGATATTGCGTGCGCAAAAATGGATGTTACCAAAGTTGATGTAGATCGGTTGGTACAGATTATTGGCGGGGACTCAATTGAAGGCGTGCCAACATTGTTGTTTATCAAAGACAGCAAAGAAATTGGTCGGTTGGTTGGTGGTATGTCTGCTGAACAACTAGAAAAGAATTTTAAAATCATGGCGGGTAGTTGA
- a CDS encoding sulfite exporter TauE/SafE family protein gives MNAIDTLKVAVISVFMMASVGSVYVAAQMVHEQEITSAHPQKNFTSSAEQAQARSVIDMIKQTADNQQGSIFYLLILAFFAGLMTSFTPCVYPMIPITVSVLQLQVAVSLKYNFLSALSYVLGLSTVYATLGYFAATTSVLFGNWVANPWVIMLIALFFLYMAFSLFGFYEMRVPRLLSSNYEIAPQGSLTKIFLLGMISGTFASPCITPALAVLLTIVAKLASPILGFLMLFLFSLGMGIVLVLIGTFSGALSLLPRSGEWMIEVKRVMGFGMLGACAYFLTPLIGDMTVVMLYGVILCVAGLYFVISAHGNKFKLLFGLLTCLIALGWLGSIAKELPFIANFLN, from the coding sequence ATGAATGCAATTGATACGTTAAAAGTTGCCGTTATTTCAGTGTTTATGATGGCAAGTGTTGGGAGTGTTTATGTTGCTGCTCAAATGGTTCACGAACAAGAGATAACGAGTGCGCATCCGCAAAAAAATTTTACGTCATCAGCCGAGCAGGCACAAGCGCGTAGCGTGATTGATATGATTAAACAAACGGCAGACAATCAGCAAGGGTCTATTTTTTATTTATTAATCCTTGCCTTTTTTGCCGGGCTGATGACTAGCTTTACGCCATGTGTTTATCCCATGATTCCCATTACCGTGAGTGTTTTGCAATTACAGGTGGCAGTGAGTTTGAAATATAATTTTTTATCGGCGCTGTCATACGTTCTTGGTCTTTCAACGGTGTATGCCACTCTTGGTTATTTTGCTGCAACAACTTCGGTTTTGTTTGGTAATTGGGTTGCCAATCCATGGGTTATTATGTTGATAGCGCTCTTTTTTTTGTACATGGCTTTTTCATTATTTGGTTTTTATGAAATGCGTGTGCCGCGCTTGCTTTCCAGTAATTATGAGATTGCACCGCAGGGTTCGCTTACTAAAATTTTTTTACTTGGCATGATTTCGGGCACCTTTGCGTCGCCGTGCATAACGCCCGCGTTGGCCGTTTTGTTAACTATTGTGGCAAAACTTGCAAGCCCTATTCTTGGCTTTTTAATGTTGTTTTTATTTTCTTTGGGTATGGGTATTGTGTTGGTTTTGATTGGTACTTTTTCAGGTGCCTTGAGCCTCTTGCCGCGTTCTGGTGAGTGGATGATTGAAGTTAAGCGTGTGATGGGTTTTGGTATGCTTGGGGCCTGCGCTTATTTTCTAACGCCGTTAATTGGCGATATGACGGTAGTCATGCTTTACGGCGTTATTTTGTGTGTTGCTGGGTTGTATTTTGTGATCAGTGCTCATGGGAATAAATTCAAGTTACTTTTTGGCTTGTTGACGTGTTTGATTGCATTGGGCTGGCTGGGGTCAATTGCCAAAGAGTTGCCATTTATAGCTAATTTTTTAAATTAG
- a CDS encoding ankyrin repeat domain-containing protein translates to MMQLTKKFMTKFCLVLFVQSGLFFSTSFLYGAGLSPQNTFNLEVQDIFNKTKVFNPGLNGSLLLDCIKKGASIAPLLAQNNMSSIMSAFDQASPDFMTWLFKNDPGLKKINDSIVAKDYSDGEALLVIAIEYQKTSLVRLLLKQDGIDVNVKNKQGRSALSFSIERKNLIVADLLIQNENVDVNMKDNDGWAALHMAADWGEVAIVDSLLKNKKIDVNQGGRENRTALDLAVAKGHIAIVNSLLKQSKINVNKKNISGKIALHYAVDENHIAIVEKFLKDGRVDVNLQDNDGVTALHRAVMKGNKQLIQALLDKDADFSIKNNAGKTTFDLAKESGNADFVQLIQSAEQMRPLKHALMALKAKLSELAEELAKMA, encoded by the coding sequence ATGATGCAGCTAACAAAAAAATTTATGACAAAGTTTTGTTTGGTTCTCTTTGTGCAGAGTGGTTTGTTTTTTAGTACATCATTTTTGTATGGTGCTGGTCTGAGTCCACAAAATACTTTTAATCTTGAGGTTCAAGATATTTTTAACAAGACAAAAGTCTTTAATCCTGGTCTTAACGGTTCATTATTACTTGATTGTATCAAAAAAGGTGCCAGTATTGCTCCGTTACTTGCTCAAAATAATATGAGCTCTATCATGAGTGCTTTTGATCAAGCATCACCAGATTTTATGACATGGTTATTCAAAAATGATCCAGGCTTGAAGAAGATTAATGATTCTATTGTTGCCAAAGATTATTCAGATGGAGAAGCTTTGCTTGTGATAGCTATTGAGTATCAAAAGACTTCTTTAGTTAGATTGTTGCTTAAACAAGACGGTATTGATGTTAATGTGAAAAATAAACAAGGAAGATCTGCTTTATCTTTTTCAATTGAGCGTAAGAATCTAATAGTAGCTGATTTATTGATTCAGAATGAAAATGTTGATGTTAATATGAAGGATAATGATGGATGGGCAGCTCTTCATATGGCCGCCGATTGGGGTGAAGTAGCAATAGTAGACTCGTTGCTTAAGAATAAAAAAATTGATGTTAATCAGGGAGGTAGGGAAAATAGGACTGCGTTAGATCTTGCTGTGGCTAAGGGCCATATAGCAATAGTGAATTCATTGCTTAAACAATCAAAAATTAATGTTAATAAAAAAAATATATCAGGGAAAATAGCGTTACATTATGCAGTTGATGAAAATCATATAGCAATTGTTGAAAAGTTTCTTAAAGACGGAAGAGTTGATGTTAATTTGCAAGATAACGACGGGGTAACGGCGCTTCATCGGGCTGTTATGAAAGGCAATAAACAACTAATCCAAGCATTGCTTGATAAAGATGCCGATTTTTCGATAAAAAATAATGCGGGTAAGACAACGTTCGATCTTGCCAAAGAAAGCGGTAACGCAGACTTTGTTCAATTGATTCAGTCAGCCGAGCAGATGCGGCCACTTAAACATGCCTTGATGGCTTTGAAGGCTAAGTTAAGTGAGCTAGCCGAAGAGCTAGCAAAGATGGCTTAG
- a CDS encoding ankyrin repeat domain-containing protein — translation MQITRKFMAILGLVVVVYGVWFVSAPCLYGAGLSEQEKFLKTLEAIMQKSAFDPDKDAAILKSFIQDSGASVASLFSQVDAQDLFNIFDTATTIKFVDHGTESNFMAWLLDNDPIFKDINVKQQVTGKTLLIYAVEFNKINLIKLLLSRNDINVNAKNNEGRVALHYAAMLGQQDSVKLLLNNKGIDINAQDNHGRTVLFSIYKEHGDLMKLLLESGANPFIKDNDGKTALDSAQENNFPVIVDLLKQAEARAKKESLLGLDQLKNVLMALKTKLSQLAGKLQGMMK, via the coding sequence ATGCAAATAACAAGAAAATTTATGGCGATACTTGGTTTAGTAGTTGTGGTTTATGGTGTATGGTTTGTTAGTGCACCGTGTTTATATGGTGCTGGTCTTAGCGAACAAGAAAAATTTCTAAAAACTCTTGAAGCAATTATGCAAAAAAGTGCATTTGATCCTGATAAGGATGCTGCAATTTTGAAATCTTTTATTCAGGATTCGGGTGCAAGTGTTGCTAGCTTATTTTCTCAGGTAGATGCTCAAGATTTGTTTAATATTTTTGATACAGCAACAACTATTAAGTTTGTAGACCATGGGACAGAATCAAATTTTATGGCATGGTTGCTGGACAATGATCCTATATTTAAAGATATTAACGTGAAGCAGCAGGTTACGGGAAAAACCTTGCTTATCTATGCAGTTGAATTTAATAAAATTAATCTGATTAAATTGTTACTGAGTAGAAACGATATAAATGTTAATGCAAAAAATAATGAGGGACGAGTCGCATTGCATTACGCTGCTATGCTTGGGCAACAGGACAGCGTGAAACTTCTGCTGAATAATAAAGGGATAGATATTAACGCACAAGACAATCATGGTAGAACAGTTCTCTTTTCTATTTATAAAGAGCATGGTGATCTCATGAAGCTCTTGCTGGAAAGTGGTGCCAACCCTTTTATAAAAGATAATGATGGAAAAACTGCTCTCGATAGTGCGCAAGAGAATAATTTTCCTGTCATAGTTGATTTGTTAAAACAAGCAGAAGCGCGGGCTAAAAAGGAGAGCCTGTTGGGTCTTGATCAACTTAAAAATGTCCTCATGGCGTTGAAAACAAAATTAAGTCAGTTAGCCGGCAAGCTGCAGGGAATGATGAAATAG
- the aspS gene encoding aspartate--tRNA ligase translates to MGLIKRSLYCGDVAESLVGQEVCVTGWVNRRRDHGGVIFIDLRDRSGILQLVFNPETNAEMMELAHTLRMEYVLSARGTLMHRAPEAINPKMPTGKYEINVTAFELLARSKPLPFQFEDAENVSEDLRLKYRYLDLRRPEMQRFVRLRHEVNLFLRQYLDKEGFYEIETPILSKSTPEGARDFLVPSRLSHGDFYALPQSPQIYKQLLITAGFEKYFQIARCMRDEDLRADRQPEFTQLDIEMSFIDEVDIQTVCEGFLSELWKKFLNIELTAPFKRYAYDDIFAEYGSDKPDMRFDLKIKDYTKLFEPMGLKFLQSIIEGGGKIGGLCVKDKKFSRSELDGWVEKVTKEYGAQGLVYIRFNEDGTPNSPIAKFLPADFLAQATQHIPGLTAADTLFVVAGQYKTAWSILGKLRLELGNSLNLIDRSKYELFWVTDFPMFEWNEEEKGWNACHHPFTSPQDGWEALPVGDVKARAYDLICNGYELGGGSIRINNPDVQRKVFEVIGLTEEQAVQKFGFLLEAQTYGYPPEGGLAFGIDRIMMILGQTNSIRDVIAFPKTQKMTCLMMESPSPVESKQLRELGIRVIAEK, encoded by the coding sequence ATGGGATTGATAAAGCGATCGCTGTATTGCGGAGACGTTGCAGAATCATTGGTTGGGCAAGAAGTTTGTGTAACCGGCTGGGTTAACCGTCGTCGTGACCATGGCGGGGTGATTTTTATCGATCTTCGAGATCGTAGTGGCATTTTGCAATTAGTTTTTAATCCTGAAACTAATGCTGAAATGATGGAGCTTGCTCATACGCTGCGCATGGAATATGTGCTGTCAGCGCGTGGTACGCTCATGCATCGAGCACCAGAAGCCATTAATCCTAAAATGCCAACAGGCAAGTACGAAATTAATGTTACCGCTTTTGAATTGTTGGCGCGTTCCAAACCGCTGCCATTTCAGTTTGAAGATGCTGAAAACGTTTCAGAAGATTTGCGTCTCAAATATCGCTACCTTGATTTGCGTCGTCCAGAGATGCAAAGATTTGTACGGTTGCGTCACGAAGTAAATCTTTTCTTGCGTCAGTATTTGGACAAAGAAGGTTTTTACGAAATAGAAACACCCATTCTTTCTAAAAGTACGCCTGAAGGCGCGCGGGACTTTTTGGTTCCATCCCGTCTTTCTCATGGCGACTTTTATGCGTTGCCGCAGTCCCCTCAAATTTATAAGCAATTGCTTATTACAGCGGGCTTTGAGAAATACTTCCAAATTGCTCGTTGTATGCGCGATGAAGATTTGCGTGCCGACCGTCAGCCTGAATTCACGCAGCTGGACATTGAAATGTCATTCATTGATGAAGTCGACATTCAAACAGTGTGCGAAGGATTCTTGAGTGAACTTTGGAAGAAATTTTTAAACATCGAACTCACAGCGCCGTTCAAGCGTTATGCCTACGATGATATTTTTGCTGAATATGGATCAGATAAGCCCGATATGCGTTTTGACCTGAAAATAAAGGATTATACAAAATTATTTGAGCCAATGGGACTCAAGTTTTTGCAGTCCATTATTGAAGGTGGCGGTAAGATTGGTGGGCTGTGTGTTAAAGATAAGAAATTTTCACGCTCCGAGCTTGATGGTTGGGTTGAAAAAGTTACCAAAGAGTATGGCGCGCAGGGGTTGGTTTACATCAGATTTAATGAAGATGGTACACCAAATAGCCCGATTGCTAAATTTTTGCCAGCAGACTTTTTGGCGCAAGCGACGCAACATATCCCTGGTTTAACGGCAGCAGACACGCTGTTTGTGGTTGCTGGGCAGTATAAAACTGCGTGGAGTATTTTGGGTAAATTGCGTCTTGAGCTTGGCAACAGTCTCAACTTGATTGATCGTAGCAAATACGAATTATTTTGGGTTACCGACTTTCCAATGTTTGAATGGAATGAAGAAGAAAAGGGCTGGAATGCCTGTCATCATCCGTTTACCTCTCCACAAGATGGTTGGGAAGCATTGCCAGTTGGCGATGTTAAAGCCCGCGCGTACGATTTGATTTGCAATGGTTATGAGCTTGGCGGTGGTTCGATTCGTATCAACAACCCAGATGTTCAACGCAAAGTTTTTGAAGTTATTGGATTGACAGAAGAACAAGCAGTACAAAAATTTGGCTTCTTGCTTGAAGCACAAACCTACGGCTATCCGCCAGAAGGTGGTCTTGCGTTTGGTATCGATCGTATCATGATGATTCTTGGTCAAACGAATTCGATTCGTGATGTGATTGCTTTTCCAAAAACGCAGAAGATGACCTGTTTAATGATGGAGTCTCCATCGCCGGTTGAAAGCAAGCAATTGCGTGAACTGGGTATCAGAGTTATTGCTGAAAAATAA
- a CDS encoding M48 family metalloprotease → MKKQIKKYFAALTLLLIFTVQTTQAHSEETNTNAESDSTATKKIFNNESKKIINSFKDKSCGKDYANVWQETQALIESPETSWFQNFRSSKGLMVANEHNAPYIYGMIEKYATKLGIAVPTIFLTTFELNNACASSLTPNYGFIMIGKTLLQYSTTEKIEAIIAHELAHIKHNHIPRSIALYCASNYVLGSVLAPLLLPENLITYCSDYLPICVHPIGPVIVAGSIIISRAHGRYCEREADLTAISILEQPAALGQFFETLPFSNEKPEYTTLWENMQYYLRTHPEIPDRIAYCNQAVQARENNNSSNEHLAAPAA, encoded by the coding sequence ATGAAAAAACAGATCAAGAAATATTTTGCAGCGCTAACGTTATTGTTAATATTCACGGTTCAAACAACTCAAGCACACAGCGAAGAAACTAATACCAATGCTGAATCTGATAGCACCGCAACAAAAAAAATCTTTAACAATGAATCTAAGAAAATCATCAATTCATTTAAAGATAAATCATGCGGAAAAGACTATGCGAATGTTTGGCAAGAAACTCAAGCATTAATAGAAAGTCCCGAAACAAGCTGGTTCCAAAATTTTCGCAGCAGCAAAGGCCTCATGGTTGCTAATGAACATAATGCACCGTACATTTATGGTATGATTGAAAAATATGCAACCAAACTTGGTATCGCCGTACCAACAATTTTTCTCACTACCTTTGAACTCAATAATGCCTGTGCATCATCACTCACCCCAAATTATGGTTTTATAATGATTGGCAAAACTCTTTTACAATATTCAACAACTGAAAAAATTGAAGCGATCATCGCTCACGAGCTCGCACACATTAAACATAATCATATACCACGGAGCATTGCTTTATACTGTGCATCAAACTATGTCCTTGGTTCTGTTCTTGCACCACTTTTATTGCCTGAAAATCTCATTACTTATTGTTCAGATTATTTACCAATCTGCGTACATCCAATTGGACCAGTCATTGTCGCAGGCTCCATCATCATCTCACGCGCACACGGACGCTACTGTGAACGAGAAGCAGATTTAACCGCTATCTCAATTCTTGAACAACCAGCAGCTCTGGGACAATTTTTTGAAACTCTACCTTTTAGCAACGAAAAACCGGAATATACAACACTCTGGGAAAACATGCAGTATTATCTGAGAACACATCCGGAAATACCTGATCGTATTGCGTATTGCAACCAAGCAGTACAAGCACGAGAAAACAACAACTCCAGCAATGAGCATCTGGCAGCACCAGCAGCATAA